One Lentimicrobiaceae bacterium genomic window carries:
- a CDS encoding CGGC domain-containing protein, with protein sequence MTEKIKVGIIICNRYQSCAGGKCFRAFQRKEGGFAIYRDNEIELAAYTTCGGCPGGNIEYAPEEMRKNGVTHVHFATGFLVGYPPCPYMEHFAKFIPEKYGMKVIFGTHPIPQKYFITHSHMTTWETPFLQKAIQPTLTDEKTRLSYD encoded by the coding sequence ATGACAGAAAAAATTAAAGTAGGCATAATCATTTGCAACAGATACCAATCTTGTGCAGGTGGTAAATGTTTCAGGGCATTTCAAAGGAAAGAAGGTGGTTTTGCCATTTATCGCGACAATGAAATTGAATTGGCAGCATATACGACCTGTGGTGGCTGTCCGGGTGGAAATATTGAATATGCGCCCGAAGAAATGCGTAAAAATGGTGTAACTCATGTTCATTTTGCCACCGGATTTTTAGTGGGATATCCTCCATGCCCGTATATGGAGCATTTTGCAAAGTTTATCCCCGAAAAATACGGGATGAAAGTCATTTTCGGAACGCATCCTATTCCACAAAAATACTTTATCACGCATAGTCATATGACGACCTGGGAAACACCATTTTTACAAAAAGCCATTCAGCCAACGCTTACCGACGAGAAAACAAGACTATCGTATGACTAA
- a CDS encoding ATPase has translation MTKKKIAIPMVGNLLSEHFGHCQAFAYVDVEADTITNITMMNPPEHQPGTFPRWVASNGATDVIAGGMGPMAVNLFNEAGVNVFVGAPVDTPTNLVNQFLSGKLNLNANYCDHHGDEGHHGHGHNC, from the coding sequence ATGACAAAGAAAAAAATTGCAATTCCAATGGTTGGGAATTTACTATCAGAACACTTCGGACATTGCCAGGCATTTGCATACGTTGATGTTGAAGCAGATACCATTACCAATATTACCATGATGAATCCACCTGAACACCAACCCGGAACATTCCCTCGTTGGGTTGCCTCTAATGGCGCTACTGATGTAATTGCGGGAGGTATGGGACCTATGGCGGTAAACCTCTTTAACGAAGCCGGGGTCAATGTATTTGTAGGTGCTCCGGTTGATACGCCAACAAATCTGGTAAATCAGTTTTTAAGCGGCAAGCTGAACCTGAATGCCAACTACTGCGATCATCATGGTGATGAAGGCCATCATGGTCATGGACACAATTGTTAA
- a CDS encoding DUF5320 domain-containing protein: MPGLNHKGPTGQGPMTGRRMGRCTNFGANLKKHPETDNEIPENKITENPSESMPGRGMGMGRGFGRGRGRGLGRQNRFRGGQSSIDS; this comes from the coding sequence ATGCCAGGATTAAATCATAAAGGTCCTACAGGACAAGGTCCAATGACCGGACGCAGAATGGGGCGTTGTACAAACTTTGGAGCAAATCTGAAAAAACACCCTGAAACAGACAACGAAATTCCGGAAAACAAAATAACTGAAAACCCTTCGGAATCAATGCCTGGCCGGGGAATGGGAATGGGAAGAGGGTTCGGTCGCGGACGCGGACGTGGCCTTGGCAGACAAAACCGTTTCAGAGGTGGTCAAAGTTCAATTGATTCATAA
- a CDS encoding DUF5320 domain-containing protein, with product MPKLDGTGPEGEGAQTGRKLGRCSEADADEKLAKLGKGMGKKKHSGGGSGKGKRLKTDLK from the coding sequence ATGCCAAAACTTGACGGAACCGGTCCTGAAGGAGAAGGAGCCCAAACAGGCCGAAAACTGGGAAGATGCAGCGAAGCTGATGCTGATGAAAAATTAGCCAAACTGGGCAAAGGAATGGGCAAAAAGAAACATTCCGGCGGAGGAAGCGGTAAAGGAAAGAGACTTAAAACCGATTTAAAATAG
- a CDS encoding diguanylate cyclase: MKIAIASKGNTLESVLDTSFGRSAYFVVYDTETHAMEFIPNPNKNLEEGAGSASVQLLATRNVSIIIAYEFGQKIKPLLDSLKIQMIVIRDTSKEVQQMIDMLNHGGK, encoded by the coding sequence ATGAAAATTGCGATAGCTTCTAAAGGCAACACACTGGAATCAGTCTTAGATACAAGCTTTGGGCGTTCAGCCTATTTTGTGGTATACGATACCGAAACCCATGCCATGGAGTTTATTCCCAATCCTAACAAAAATCTGGAAGAAGGAGCCGGCTCAGCTTCGGTACAGTTACTCGCAACCCGCAATGTTTCTATAATAATAGCCTATGAGTTCGGGCAAAAAATCAAACCCCTGCTCGACAGCCTTAAAATCCAAATGATTGTAATCAGGGATACTTCAAAGGAAGTACAGCAAATGATTGATATGTTAAATCATGGAGGAAAATAA
- a CDS encoding DUF134 domain-containing protein, which translates to MRKISNPPIIKGFKPYGLGADNQAGEPVNLLFEEYEALRLSDYDKLNHQQASVMMGVSRPTFTRIYASALQKIARAFVEGAQIAIEGGKVYFDSDWYKCHACDCFFNNPHKDFALLNCPLCGSHQIKQFDYNEESIQDTTKIYDNACICPQCGYQQEHQAGNPCKSVKCQNCGSLMMRKRNAD; encoded by the coding sequence ATTCGAAAAATTTCAAATCCCCCTATTATCAAGGGGTTTAAGCCATATGGTTTAGGAGCGGATAACCAGGCCGGAGAACCTGTCAATCTGTTATTTGAAGAGTATGAAGCTTTGCGCCTTAGCGATTATGACAAGCTGAACCATCAACAGGCTTCGGTGATGATGGGAGTATCCAGGCCCACATTTACCCGCATTTATGCATCAGCCCTTCAAAAAATTGCGAGGGCATTTGTTGAAGGAGCTCAGATCGCCATTGAAGGAGGAAAAGTTTACTTCGACAGCGACTGGTACAAATGCCATGCCTGCGATTGTTTTTTCAACAATCCGCACAAGGATTTTGCATTGCTTAATTGTCCTTTGTGTGGAAGTCATCAAATCAAACAATTTGATTACAACGAAGAATCAATTCAGGACACAACAAAGATTTACGATAACGCCTGTATATGTCCTCAATGCGGCTACCAACAGGAACACCAGGCCGGGAATCCATGCAAAAGCGTAAAATGTCAGAATTGCGGAAGCCTGATGATGAGAAAAAGAAACGCTGACTAA
- a CDS encoding acyl-CoA thioesterase, which produces MEKKKDTSETRQCRVILPGLLNDQGILFGGTAMQWMDEVAYITATRFSRMRMVTVSVDKVNFKLPVPAGKIVEIIGRIRNVKCVKIEVGVELYMEDKYAGMRQLAMEALFTFAAVDANHKPVLIDYRKSCNVRHVEEPVEVSVSV; this is translated from the coding sequence ATGGAGAAAAAGAAAGATACATCAGAAACCAGACAATGCAGAGTAATACTTCCCGGCTTGTTAAACGATCAGGGTATTTTATTTGGCGGAACTGCTATGCAATGGATGGATGAGGTGGCTTACATTACGGCTACGCGTTTTTCTAGAATGCGGATGGTGACGGTTTCAGTTGATAAGGTTAATTTTAAATTGCCGGTTCCGGCAGGAAAAATTGTTGAAATAATTGGCAGGATAAGGAATGTAAAATGTGTTAAGATTGAAGTCGGGGTTGAGTTGTATATGGAAGATAAATATGCAGGAATGAGACAACTTGCGATGGAAGCTCTGTTTACTTTTGCGGCTGTAGATGCCAATCACAAGCCTGTTTTGATTGATTACAGAAAGAGTTGCAATGTCCGGCATGTAGAGGAACCGGTTGAGGTATCTGTTTCAGTTTGA
- a CDS encoding immune inhibitor A: MKKIITLLSLLLMISAMTFAQNGKYLRVKIQLKSGDITRLSKAGISTDAGFYNSKENYYQAEIPERDYRKLQELGFETQVLVEDLSDWYAKRNEGIDIRQLKQEAMREASDYEVPYDFELGSCGGFSTIQQCYTHLDHMADLYPDLITVKQPISSTSTTLGEPVYYVKISDNPNEAEDEPQVLYTGMHHAREPIGMQHLLFYMYYILEHYNTDPDIKQLIDNTEMYFVPIVNVDGYQHNITTSPNGGGMWRKNRRNNGDGTFGVDLNRNYGFAWGYDDEGSSPYPSDETYRGLSGFSEPETQIMKEFCESHNFKIALNYHSYSNLLLYPWGYISDACPDDNVLFEYSRRMTADNKYTYGPGSTTIYPSNGGSDDWMYGEQTTKNKILSYTPECGGSSDGFWPLASRIIPLCQENMLQSLLAARFSGSYAEIEDRTPLIIPEKQFNIDFALTRLGQTEGNFTVSVEPLGEDFVAVGEPVAFGSLALLETKIDSISVTLNDNIKNGDTIRYVLAIDNGYYITRDTIQKYYGTPVVVFFEDFPDVENWTGAWGLYSTLPYSAPYSIADSPAGNYGNNANSSITLTSDISLQNASLAMLSFYARWRIEQGYDYVQVKISTNNGSTWTPLSGKYTKTGNYNQAAGQPLYDGIMNQWVHEEINISEFAGRDIKLRFTLRTDGNTVDDGFLFDDLSVSILDITTGMHSPNTQTLPFISELWPNPSANKIKLTYTLPDFNGKAAVVITDLSGRVVLSMPVDEKKGELEFDASSLSPGLYFCNLVAGTRSLATKKFVKQ, translated from the coding sequence ATGAAAAAAATAATTACGCTTTTATCTCTTTTGCTGATGATTTCAGCCATGACATTTGCTCAGAACGGAAAATATCTGAGGGTTAAAATACAGCTGAAAAGTGGAGATATTACCAGGCTTTCAAAGGCTGGTATTTCAACCGATGCAGGTTTCTACAACAGTAAAGAAAACTATTATCAGGCTGAAATTCCTGAGAGAGATTATCGCAAACTTCAGGAACTTGGATTCGAAACGCAGGTTTTGGTTGAAGATTTATCAGACTGGTATGCCAAACGCAATGAAGGCATCGACATCAGACAGCTTAAGCAGGAAGCCATGCGTGAAGCATCGGACTACGAAGTGCCTTACGATTTTGAATTAGGTTCTTGTGGCGGATTCAGTACCATTCAACAATGCTATACGCACCTTGACCATATGGCTGATTTATATCCCGACCTTATCACTGTAAAGCAGCCCATTTCATCAACATCAACCACATTGGGCGAGCCGGTTTATTATGTAAAGATATCTGACAATCCAAACGAAGCAGAAGATGAACCTCAGGTGCTTTATACGGGTATGCATCATGCCCGTGAACCAATCGGCATGCAGCACCTTCTGTTTTATATGTATTATATTCTCGAGCATTATAATACTGACCCTGACATTAAACAATTGATTGACAATACAGAAATGTACTTTGTTCCGATTGTAAACGTTGATGGTTATCAGCATAATATTACAACCAGTCCAAACGGGGGCGGAATGTGGCGTAAAAACCGCCGCAATAATGGCGACGGAACTTTTGGTGTTGACCTGAACCGCAATTATGGCTTTGCATGGGGCTACGATGATGAAGGCTCATCTCCATACCCCAGTGATGAAACTTACCGTGGACTTTCAGGTTTTTCAGAGCCTGAAACTCAAATAATGAAGGAATTCTGTGAAAGTCACAATTTCAAAATTGCACTCAATTACCATTCATACAGCAATCTGCTGCTCTATCCCTGGGGCTATATTTCTGATGCTTGTCCGGACGATAATGTGCTGTTTGAATATTCACGCAGAATGACAGCCGACAACAAATACACTTACGGACCGGGAAGTACCACCATTTATCCGTCAAACGGAGGATCCGACGACTGGATGTACGGAGAACAAACCACAAAAAACAAAATTCTTTCCTATACGCCGGAATGCGGCGGAAGCAGTGATGGTTTCTGGCCTTTGGCATCGCGTATTATTCCGCTTTGCCAGGAAAATATGTTGCAAAGCCTGCTGGCAGCCCGCTTTTCGGGAAGTTATGCTGAAATTGAAGACAGAACTCCTCTCATTATCCCTGAAAAACAGTTTAACATTGATTTTGCCCTCACCCGTTTAGGCCAGACCGAAGGCAATTTTACGGTTTCGGTTGAACCTCTGGGCGAAGATTTTGTTGCCGTTGGCGAACCGGTAGCATTTGGAAGTCTTGCTTTGCTTGAAACAAAGATAGATTCGATTTCAGTGACACTTAACGACAATATCAAGAATGGCGATACCATTCGTTATGTACTGGCCATCGACAACGGATACTATATTACCCGCGATACCATTCAAAAATATTATGGAACTCCAGTTGTCGTCTTTTTTGAAGATTTTCCGGATGTTGAAAACTGGACAGGAGCCTGGGGCTTATACAGCACCCTGCCCTATTCAGCGCCTTATTCTATCGCCGACTCGCCTGCAGGCAACTATGGCAATAATGCCAACAGCTCCATCACACTCACATCCGATATCTCGTTGCAAAATGCTTCGCTTGCCATGCTCAGTTTTTATGCCCGATGGAGGATTGAACAGGGGTATGATTATGTGCAGGTAAAAATATCAACCAATAACGGAAGCACCTGGACTCCTCTTTCAGGAAAATACACAAAAACCGGCAATTATAATCAGGCAGCCGGACAACCACTTTATGATGGAATCATGAACCAATGGGTTCATGAAGAGATAAACATCAGTGAATTTGCCGGCCGTGATATTAAACTCAGGTTTACCCTGCGCACCGATGGAAACACAGTGGATGATGGTTTCCTATTTGATGATTTAAGCGTTTCTATTCTGGATATAACAACCGGCATGCATTCTCCGAACACGCAAACGCTGCCATTTATTTCAGAACTTTGGCCTAACCCTTCAGCCAATAAAATCAAACTAACTTACACCCTGCCTGATTTCAATGGAAAAGCAGCAGTAGTTATAACTGATTTGAGCGGAAGAGTTGTGCTTTCGATGCCAGTTGATGAAAAGAAAGGGGAACTGGAGTTTGACGCCTCTTCTCTATCTCCTGGATTGTACTTTTGTAACCTGGTTGCCGGAACCAGAAGCCTTGCTACAAAAAAATTCGTCAAACAATAA
- a CDS encoding methylmalonyl-CoA mutase family protein: protein MQETLVYKPENHIRIVTAAALFDGHDAAINVMRRILQSSGVEVIHLGHDRSVQEVVQCAIQEDVQAIAITSYQGGHMEYFKYMFDLLHEAGCGHIQIFGGGGGVILPHEIEELHSYGIARIYSPDDGRTLGLQGMINDLLQKADFPVGHVDGILPDDIRKGDTGAIASLITAAENNPESIKELTNILRKDCNQPSSPVLGITGTGGAGKSSLVDELVRRFLQSNPGKKMAILSVDPTRRKSGGALLGDRIRMNAIHTPRVYMRSMATRQANLALSKYISDAVCIVKNAGFDLVILESSGIGQSDTEIVDYADISLYVMTPEYGAASQLEKIDMLDFADVIAINKSDKRGAADALRDVKKQYARNHKLWETDPEALPVFSTMASQFNDAGVNKLYDHLAGLMNEKSGTKFKSNLISPDDGQGRSQIIPSSRTRYLSEITETVRAYNKQSEALAKMAAELQSVENSILLFETESVEVPEVLKRKSAALRQLLGEENLKILENWEAKKKAYRDPEYVFSVRGKEIRIETHTQSLSHSKIPKISMPGYYSWGDILKWTLRENVPGEFPFAAGVYPFKRENEDPTRMFAGEGSPERTNKRFHYVSAGMPARRLSTAFDSVTLYGADPDIRPDIYGKIGNAGVSIACLDDAKKLYSGFNLADAATSVSMTINGPAPTLVGFFMNAAIDQQCELYIKQHGLETEVVTKIAQIYQERGTVRPAYQGNLPEGNDGLGLMLLGVTGDQVLPVDVYQKIKADTIAKVRGTVQADILKEDQAQNTCIFSTDFSLKVMGDVQEYFNLHQIKNFYSVSISGYHIAEAGANPITQLALTLANGFTYVEYYLSRGMKIDDFVPNFSFFFSNGIDPEYAVLGRVARLIWAKAMKLKYGAGERAQMLKYHIQTSGRSLHAQEIGFNDIRTTLQALYAIYDNCNSLHTNAYDEAITTPTEESVRRAMAIQLIINHELGLAKNQNPLQGAFVIEELTNLVEEAVMAEFDRLTERGGVLGAMETMYQRSRIQEESLYYEKLKHDGTLPIMGVNTFLSPEGSPTVIPAEVIRSTRQEKDYQVQMLQQLHKTWASEAEQALRQLHHTAATGGNVFESLMEAAKYCSLGQITNELFRVGGQYRRNM from the coding sequence ATGCAGGAAACTCTCGTTTATAAGCCCGAAAATCATATCCGCATTGTTACCGCTGCTGCGCTTTTCGACGGGCATGATGCTGCCATCAATGTGATGCGCCGTATTTTGCAATCTTCTGGTGTTGAAGTCATCCATCTGGGACATGACCGTTCCGTTCAGGAGGTGGTGCAATGTGCCATTCAGGAGGATGTACAGGCAATTGCCATTACTTCCTATCAGGGAGGGCATATGGAGTATTTCAAGTACATGTTTGATTTGCTGCACGAAGCCGGTTGTGGCCACATTCAGATTTTTGGCGGCGGTGGTGGTGTAATCCTGCCTCACGAAATAGAAGAACTGCACAGCTATGGCATTGCCCGTATTTATTCGCCTGATGATGGCCGTACACTTGGACTTCAGGGAATGATCAACGACTTGCTCCAAAAAGCCGATTTTCCGGTGGGTCATGTTGATGGAATTTTGCCTGATGATATACGCAAAGGAGATACCGGGGCCATTGCCTCATTGATTACAGCAGCTGAGAATAATCCTGAAAGCATTAAAGAACTTACAAATATTCTCCGAAAGGACTGTAATCAACCATCCAGCCCTGTGTTGGGCATAACCGGAACCGGAGGTGCCGGAAAATCTTCGTTGGTTGATGAACTGGTGAGGCGCTTTCTTCAGTCAAACCCCGGAAAGAAGATGGCTATCCTGTCGGTTGATCCCACCAGGCGTAAGAGTGGAGGTGCGCTGCTCGGCGACCGCATTCGCATGAATGCCATTCATACACCCCGCGTTTATATGCGTAGTATGGCTACCCGCCAGGCCAATCTTGCCTTGTCAAAATACATCAGCGATGCTGTTTGTATTGTTAAAAATGCCGGATTTGACCTGGTTATACTCGAAAGCTCGGGCATTGGACAGAGTGATACCGAAATTGTGGATTATGCAGACATTTCACTTTATGTAATGACACCAGAATATGGTGCTGCTTCGCAACTGGAGAAAATTGATATGCTCGATTTTGCCGATGTAATTGCCATCAACAAATCGGATAAGCGTGGTGCTGCTGATGCTTTGCGTGACGTAAAAAAACAATATGCCCGTAATCATAAACTCTGGGAAACTGATCCTGAAGCCCTGCCTGTATTCAGCACCATGGCTTCGCAGTTTAATGATGCAGGGGTTAATAAGCTTTATGATCACCTTGCCGGGTTGATGAATGAAAAGTCTGGTACCAAGTTTAAATCTAACTTGATTTCGCCAGATGATGGCCAAGGGCGAAGCCAGATTATTCCGTCCTCGCGTACCCGATATTTATCGGAAATAACCGAAACGGTTCGTGCATATAACAAACAGTCGGAGGCGCTTGCGAAAATGGCCGCTGAATTACAGTCTGTTGAAAATTCAATCTTACTATTTGAAACTGAGTCGGTAGAAGTGCCGGAAGTGTTAAAAAGAAAATCGGCTGCATTACGACAATTGCTGGGCGAAGAAAACCTGAAAATACTCGAAAACTGGGAAGCCAAGAAAAAGGCATACCGTGATCCGGAGTATGTGTTTTCAGTTCGCGGAAAAGAGATTAGGATTGAAACGCATACACAATCACTTTCCCATTCAAAAATTCCTAAAATCAGCATGCCCGGGTATTACAGCTGGGGTGATATTTTAAAATGGACGCTTCGCGAAAATGTTCCGGGCGAATTTCCTTTTGCTGCCGGAGTTTATCCCTTTAAGCGTGAAAATGAAGACCCTACGCGTATGTTTGCCGGGGAAGGAAGCCCCGAAAGAACCAACAAGAGGTTTCATTATGTTTCTGCCGGAATGCCTGCCCGCCGCCTTTCAACGGCATTTGATTCAGTAACCTTATATGGAGCCGACCCCGATATCCGACCTGATATTTACGGGAAAATTGGCAATGCAGGGGTTTCAATAGCCTGCCTCGATGACGCCAAAAAGCTCTACTCTGGTTTTAACCTGGCCGATGCTGCAACCTCAGTAAGTATGACTATTAATGGACCTGCTCCTACCTTGGTGGGTTTTTTTATGAATGCCGCTATTGATCAGCAATGTGAACTCTACATAAAACAACACGGTCTTGAAACAGAAGTTGTGACTAAAATTGCGCAGATTTATCAAGAACGGGGAACTGTTCGTCCCGCTTATCAGGGCAACTTGCCCGAAGGCAACGATGGGCTGGGACTGATGTTATTGGGCGTAACAGGAGATCAGGTATTGCCGGTTGATGTTTACCAGAAAATTAAAGCTGATACCATTGCTAAAGTCCGGGGTACTGTTCAGGCTGATATTCTGAAAGAAGATCAGGCACAAAACACCTGTATATTCTCTACCGATTTCTCATTAAAGGTAATGGGCGATGTTCAGGAATACTTTAATCTTCATCAAATTAAAAATTTCTATTCAGTATCCATTTCAGGTTATCATATTGCCGAAGCGGGGGCCAATCCCATAACCCAACTGGCATTAACTCTGGCCAACGGTTTTACTTATGTGGAATACTATCTTTCGCGGGGAATGAAGATTGACGATTTTGTGCCAAACTTTTCTTTCTTTTTTTCAAATGGAATTGACCCTGAATATGCCGTGCTTGGAAGGGTTGCACGGTTAATATGGGCTAAGGCCATGAAGCTGAAATATGGAGCAGGTGAACGGGCACAGATGCTCAAATATCACATTCAGACTTCGGGACGATCATTACATGCACAGGAGATTGGGTTTAATGACATCAGAACAACGCTTCAGGCTCTTTATGCCATTTACGATAATTGTAATTCATTGCATACCAATGCTTATGATGAAGCGATAACCACCCCTACCGAAGAATCTGTTAGACGGGCAATGGCTATTCAGCTCATTATTAATCATGAGCTTGGGCTGGCAAAAAATCAGAATCCACTGCAGGGGGCTTTTGTCATTGAAGAACTTACCAATCTGGTAGAGGAAGCTGTAATGGCTGAATTTGACCGGCTTACCGAACGCGGTGGTGTGTTAGGGGCCATGGAAACCATGTATCAGCGCAGCCGGATTCAGGAAGAATCGCTCTATTATGAAAAGTTGAAACATGACGGCACCCTTCCTATTATGGGTGTCAATACCTTTCTTTCCCCGGAAGGTTCGCCAACCGTAATTCCTGCAGAAGTAATTCGCTCTACCCGGCAAGAAAAGGATTATCAGGTGCAAATGCTGCAACAGCTTCATAAAACCTGGGCTTCTGAAGCGGAACAAGCGCTCAGGCAATTACACCATACGGCGGCCACTGGCGGAAATGTGTTTGAATCGCTGATGGAAGCTGCCAAATACTGCTCACTTGGTCAAATAACCAATGAACTGTTCAGGGTAGGAGGACAGTACCGAAGGAACATGTAG
- a CDS encoding patatin-like phospholipase family protein, producing MRFILKKLILVVFLSFNLINYANALGNDSTYHTMHPLKPGLTLSGGGAKGLAHIGVLHILDSLGIEVRVITGTSMGSIIGGMYAAGYSANEIEKFATNIDWESLFSPRPSLLYIPPQNRNNSGNNIIELSVESGKIKLPTGAIEGQQLWNTLNEIFLPVYKTRNFEQLPVPFACVATDVATGTPVVMKNGNLTSAIRASMAIPSVFTTVIRDGKKLIDGGVVQNFPVGVAKDLGADFVIGVNVSQGLQASDQLNTPVDILYQMGFYVDAHNFINDYKLTDIYIEPDLTGFTAASFTNAAEIIERGKIAARKQLVPLIQLAENLKTLNQPKSSRDTTLIQKQYVVDSVVIEGNKILSDHFIHNKLNIHKGDTLQSKDFTSKINRLFATAYFVRVNYSLSVAPNPDHVILTVDVDEKPTNGLLAAINFSSFTGVGLIAGWQSNRFLFNNAKANTKVLIGENPAFKAGISYYLGNKQKHWFAFDGNGFRLNFPVYDNFRPVYEYVQTRAQIGLSINALSGKNSFLSIGTSFFYHELKPKIISDKSVEGHNTGFETFFKWNYHSLNRNAFPLSGQKISFQTSLIHGQTPKFDVKNYNGEIVSLSTMNIEIQNFIQALFSWEKYLPVGKRMTQIIRLQSGYNFNYDQSFINSFNMGGTNNFLDKQFIFTGLNEYEVITNSVCSGAFGLQYSLGNSLYTSALVNGAVYDFDLEKLNLVTIDDNFVIGAGLSLGYLSLLGPIELTFSYSPQTNKTIGYINLGWYF from the coding sequence ATGCGCTTTATTTTAAAAAAGTTAATTCTTGTCGTTTTCCTGAGCTTTAATCTTATTAATTATGCCAATGCCCTGGGAAATGATTCTACTTATCATACAATGCATCCTCTCAAACCCGGCCTCACTTTAAGTGGCGGTGGCGCCAAAGGTCTTGCTCACATAGGAGTTCTTCATATTCTTGACAGCCTGGGAATAGAAGTCAGAGTGATTACCGGAACCAGCATGGGCAGTATTATAGGTGGAATGTACGCTGCAGGTTATTCTGCGAATGAAATTGAAAAATTTGCCACCAATATAGACTGGGAGTCACTCTTTTCCCCGAGACCGTCACTATTATATATTCCACCTCAAAACAGAAACAACTCAGGAAATAATATCATTGAATTATCAGTAGAAAGCGGAAAAATTAAATTACCTACCGGAGCTATTGAAGGACAACAACTATGGAATACACTGAACGAAATATTTCTACCTGTTTATAAAACCCGCAATTTTGAGCAACTCCCTGTCCCGTTCGCTTGTGTAGCTACTGATGTTGCCACAGGGACGCCGGTTGTGATGAAAAATGGGAATCTGACAAGTGCCATCAGGGCATCAATGGCCATCCCTTCTGTTTTTACCACTGTTATAAGAGACGGCAAGAAACTGATTGATGGAGGTGTAGTTCAGAATTTTCCGGTTGGCGTCGCTAAAGATCTTGGTGCCGATTTTGTGATTGGAGTAAATGTATCGCAAGGGCTGCAGGCTTCAGACCAACTCAACACTCCTGTTGATATCCTTTATCAGATGGGATTTTATGTTGATGCCCATAACTTTATTAATGATTATAAATTAACTGACATTTATATTGAACCTGATTTAACCGGATTTACAGCCGCAAGTTTTACCAACGCTGCTGAAATTATTGAACGAGGGAAAATTGCTGCACGTAAACAACTTGTACCATTGATTCAACTGGCTGAAAACTTAAAAACCTTAAATCAACCCAAATCAAGTCGTGACACTACATTAATTCAAAAACAATACGTTGTAGATTCAGTCGTTATTGAAGGTAACAAAATTCTTAGCGATCACTTTATTCATAATAAACTTAACATTCATAAAGGTGACACGCTGCAATCAAAAGATTTTACCAGTAAAATAAACCGGCTTTTTGCTACAGCTTATTTTGTGAGGGTAAACTATTCCTTATCTGTCGCACCTAACCCTGATCATGTAATATTAACCGTTGATGTAGATGAAAAACCGACCAATGGTTTGCTGGCAGCCATCAACTTTTCCTCCTTCACCGGGGTTGGATTGATTGCTGGCTGGCAATCAAACAGGTTTTTATTCAACAATGCCAAAGCAAATACCAAAGTATTAATTGGTGAAAATCCAGCCTTTAAAGCAGGAATTTCATATTATTTGGGCAATAAGCAAAAGCACTGGTTCGCTTTTGATGGGAACGGTTTTCGTCTTAACTTTCCGGTTTATGATAATTTCAGACCTGTTTATGAGTATGTTCAAACCCGAGCCCAGATTGGGCTTTCCATCAATGCTTTATCGGGGAAAAACAGTTTTTTAAGCATCGGTACCTCCTTCTTTTATCACGAATTAAAACCTAAAATCATCAGTGACAAATCAGTAGAAGGTCATAACACCGGTTTTGAAACTTTTTTCAAATGGAACTATCATTCATTGAACAGGAATGCATTTCCGTTATCGGGCCAGAAAATCAGTTTTCAAACAAGCCTTATTCATGGTCAAACTCCCAAATTTGACGTTAAAAACTATAATGGCGAAATTGTATCGCTAAGTACAATGAATATAGAAATTCAAAACTTTATTCAGGCACTTTTTTCGTGGGAAAAATATCTTCCTGTGGGAAAACGAATGACACAAATCATACGGCTTCAAAGTGGTTACAATTTTAATTACGATCAAAGTTTCATCAATAGTTTTAACATGGGTGGAACCAATAACTTTCTGGACAAGCAATTTATATTTACAGGGCTGAATGAATACGAAGTTATCACCAATTCAGTATGTTCAGGTGCGTTTGGACTTCAATATTCGCTGGGGAACAGCCTTTACACTTCGGCACTGGTAAACGGAGCCGTTTATGACTTTGATTTAGAGAAACTCAACCTTGTAACCATCGATGACAATTTTGTTATTGGGGCAGGTTTAAGCCTTGGATACCTTTCACTGTTAGGGCCGATTGAGCTCACATTTTCATACAGCCCTCAAACCAATAAAACAATTGGTTATATCAACCTTGGATGGTATTTTTAG